TCTGTTGCATTTCCAGAGTTTAATCCTTCTAAGAGCATGGTTTGTAGACGTTCATTTGCTTTCTGTTTTTGGTCTTGTCGCACTAATTCCCGAAAATATTCACTGACGCTGCTGTAAGCACCTTGAGCTACCTGTTCTTCTATATAAGTTCGCAT
This region of Nodularia sp. LEGE 06071 genomic DNA includes:
- a CDS encoding type II toxin-antitoxin system ParD family antitoxin; this encodes MKSMNISLPDTMRTYIEEQVAQGAYSSVSEYFRELVRQDQKQKANERLQTMLLEGLNSGNATEMTAQDWEDIRQTVSERINKRQSAI